A window of the Roseburia sp. 831b genome harbors these coding sequences:
- a CDS encoding ABC-F family ATP-binding cassette domain-containing protein, giving the protein MIQASNITLRLGKKALFEDVNIKFTEGNCYGLIGANGAGKSTFLKILSGQIEPTSGDIIITPGQRLSFLQQDHFKYDEFTVLDTVIMGNKRLYDIMKEKDAIYMKEDFTDEDGIRASELEAEFADMDGWNAESDAATMLNGLGIPTEEHYSIMKDLPGVTKVKVLLAQALFGNPDILLLDEPTNHLDLDAIAWLEEFLINFENTVIVVSHDRYFLNKVCTNIADIDYGKIQLYAGNYDFWYESSQLLVKQMKEANKKKEEKIKELQEFISRFSANASKSKQATSRKKALEKIELDEIRPSSRKYPYIDFRPSREIGNEVLTVEGLTKTIDGVKVLNNVSFIVGHEDKIAFVGGNELAKTTLFKILAGEMEPDSGSYKWGITTSQSYFPKDNTEIFDTDSLIVDWLTQYSEIKDATYVRGFLGRMLFAGEDGTKKMRVLSGGEKVRVLLSRMMIQASNVLILDEPTDHLDMESITALNNGLIKFSGVVLFASRDHQVVQTTANRIIEFLPDGTFVDKVSTYDEYLENDEMARKRQVYNMSSDDENDN; this is encoded by the coding sequence AAAAGCGTTGTTTGAAGATGTTAACATCAAATTTACAGAGGGAAACTGTTATGGATTGATTGGTGCAAACGGTGCCGGAAAATCTACCTTCTTAAAAATTTTATCCGGACAGATTGAGCCAACCTCCGGTGATATTATTATCACACCTGGCCAGCGTCTTTCTTTCTTACAGCAGGACCACTTCAAATACGATGAATTTACCGTTCTTGACACTGTTATCATGGGAAACAAGCGTCTTTACGATATCATGAAAGAAAAAGATGCCATCTACATGAAAGAGGATTTTACGGACGAAGATGGTATCCGTGCCAGCGAATTAGAGGCAGAATTTGCTGATATGGATGGATGGAATGCAGAATCCGATGCTGCAACCATGTTAAACGGACTTGGAATTCCAACCGAAGAGCATTACAGCATAATGAAAGACCTTCCTGGTGTTACCAAGGTAAAGGTTTTACTTGCGCAAGCATTGTTCGGAAACCCTGATATTCTTCTTCTCGATGAGCCTACCAACCACCTGGATCTGGATGCTATCGCATGGCTGGAGGAATTCTTAATCAACTTTGAAAATACCGTTATTGTAGTGTCCCATGACCGTTATTTCTTAAACAAAGTTTGTACGAACATTGCTGATATTGATTATGGCAAAATCCAGTTATATGCCGGTAACTACGATTTCTGGTATGAATCCAGCCAGTTACTTGTAAAACAGATGAAGGAAGCCAACAAGAAAAAGGAAGAAAAAATCAAGGAATTGCAGGAATTTATTTCCCGTTTCTCTGCAAACGCTTCCAAATCCAAACAGGCTACTTCCAGAAAGAAAGCGCTTGAAAAAATTGAGCTTGATGAGATTCGTCCATCCAGCCGTAAATATCCATACATTGATTTCCGTCCAAGCCGTGAAATCGGAAATGAAGTTCTTACCGTTGAGGGGCTTACCAAAACTATCGATGGTGTAAAAGTGTTGAACAATGTTTCTTTCATCGTTGGACACGAGGACAAAATTGCATTTGTCGGTGGAAATGAGTTAGCAAAGACTACCCTCTTTAAGATTCTCGCAGGAGAAATGGAACCAGATTCCGGTTCTTACAAATGGGGAATTACCACAAGCCAGTCTTACTTTCCAAAAGACAACACGGAAATCTTTGATACCGATTCCTTGATTGTAGACTGGTTGACACAGTACTCTGAAATCAAAGATGCTACTTATGTCCGTGGTTTCCTTGGAAGAATGCTTTTTGCAGGAGAAGACGGAACCAAGAAAATGCGTGTCTTATCCGGTGGTGAAAAAGTACGTGTACTTCTCTCCCGTATGATGATTCAGGCAAGCAACGTCTTAATCTTAGATGAGCCGACTGACCATTTGGATATGGAATCCATCACTGCATTAAACAACGGACTGATTAAGTTCTCCGGTGTCGTACTCTTTGCATCACGAGATCATCAGGTAGTCCAGACAACTGCAAACCGTATCATCGAATTCCTTCCAGACGGAACCTTTGTCGATAAAGTATCTACTTACGATGAATATCTTGAAAATGACGAGATGGCACGTAAACGTCAGGTTTACAACATGTCATCTGATGATGAGAATGATAACTAA